A DNA window from Argiope bruennichi chromosome X2, qqArgBrue1.1, whole genome shotgun sequence contains the following coding sequences:
- the LOC129959643 gene encoding uncharacterized protein LOC129959643 has protein sequence MRDELICLRFMFLISHLLFLLMILIFKKEGIAEKNVPIYLNVKDGELQAHYVQDDLQQIINRYTVVFSVSTTLLSVEFLSFIAGVSMFTKWQNQVSIICHLLGTCFLSFLLYVKWNDELFYSSFLLCAVLPFITEAFPAANHLLVKV, from the exons ATGCGTGATGAATTAATCTGCTTGCGTTTCATGTTTTTGATATCTCATCTTCTCTTTTTgctgatgattttaatttttaaaaag GAAGGCATAGCTGAAAAAAATGTCCCTATATACTTAAATGTGAAAGATGGTGAATTACAAGCTCATTATGTGCAAGATGATCTTCAACAGATAATTAACAg ATATACAGTTGTTTTTAGTGTAAGTACTACATTGCTTTCCGTGGAGTTTTTGTCATTCATTGCAGGAGTGTCAATGTTTACAAAATGGCAAAATCAAGTGT CTATAATCTGTCATCTCCTAGGAACATGTTTCTtgtcttttcttttatatgtcaaatggaatgatgaattattttactCATCGTTTTTATTGTGTGCAGTGCTTCCATTTATTACCGAAGCATTTCCAGCTGCAAATCATCTTTTGGTCAAAGTATGA